The DNA region ATTTCTTGAACTCGGTTACTATCGCCGCCATAACGAGCTCCCCCGCTCATCAGTTGTAGATAGTCAACAATTATTAAACCGAGTTTTCGCTGGTGTGCCTCGCGGCGGGCTTTGGTTCGCAGATCACTTACTGTAATACCTGGAGAGTCGTCAATATATATTTGTGCTTCAGATAACGTTCCCATGGCGTGTCCAATTTTCTCAAAATCACTATCGCTCAAGTTTCCGGTTCGAAGCGCCCAGGCATCCACGCCGGATTCCATAGATAGCATCCGGTCGACGAGCTGTTCCTTGCTCATTTCCAGGCTGAACAGTAAAACCGGAGCATTTGATTTAACGGCCACGTTGTGCGCTAAGTTCAAAGCTAAGGCTGTCTTCCCCATAGAAGGACGCGCAGCTAGGATAAACAGGTCTGATGGTTGTAAGCCGGCAAGTATGTTGTCTAGATCTTTAAAGCCAGTCGGAACACCTCGTAGCTTCCCCTTGTCTTTGTGGAGTTCATCAAGTCTATCAAAACTCTCGGTTAAAATGTTTTCTAGGCTGGTGACATCTTGTTTTACGTGTTGATGACTAATGTCAAATAGCCGAGACTCAGCTTCTTCTATGAGTTCTTGGAGGTTTTTGCCTTCGTCGAATCCTAATCCAACAATATCTTGCGACGATTTAATTAGTCGGCGTCGTAAGCCTTTTTGCGCAACAATTTGAGCGTACTGATCAGCGTGCGAAGCGGTCGGGACGAAGTTAGTGAGTTCTGTAAGATAGGCAGAACCACCTGCCATATCCAAAAAACCGGATGCTTTCAATTGATCAGATAATGTAAGTACATCAATTGGCTTATGGGAATCATACAACGAGCGCATCGCTTCATATATACGTTGATGTCGTTCGTCATAAAAGTCGATTACGGCAACGGTATCGGCGACTTTGACGATTGCATCAGGATCTATGAGAATAGCACCGAGTAGACTTGATTCAGCCTCCGGACTCTGAGGTGGTACTCTTGGGTTGCTCTCTTCCATCGTTCTATGATTCTAGCACTTCAGCTGAGCCAAAGATATTGCTTATGGTATCCACGGAATCATCAGTTTTGGGTGTCGTATCAGGCTTATCGGGTTTTTTAGATTGAGTTGTTGCCAGTTCACAAACTAACTCTACATCTTGACCTATCGATGAATGTACAATACCAATAATCGCCTGTTTGTTCTTGTCTTCGTTGATGCGCTTTTGGTGGAATGGAAAATCAAATAATAGAACGACCGTATTTTTGTCAAACTTCGGTGTAGCCATTCGTAAAATGCTATATAACGTATTGTGTTTTTGTTTGACTGCGTCTAGAACGGATTGCCATGCGTCAGCGTCAAGCTTACTGCTTTGGCTCTTGGGTGATTCATTCGCTGCTGTGTTTGATACTTCAGGTGCTTTATCGGCTTTTGATTCTGATTTTGCTTGGGGTTTTTTTGGTTTTGTACTGCTGGGTGTTTGGTTAGATTCTGGATTGTTTGGCGTGGTTTGTTTGTCAATAGTTTGTTCTGGTTGAGTTGGTAATTGTGACTGAGGTCGCGAATGGCTCGAGCCCGGATTAATTTTGGTTGCCGCAGACAATAAAGCTAGCTCAAGATAGCTAACTGGATCATGCGATACAGGTACTTCTATTAGTTCTTTAAGAATATTGGTGGTTATATTGTAGTCAAAGTAGTGTTTATCGTTTATCAGTGCTTCTCTTAGCAAAGTTGCAAGCTGCTTGGCTACCATAGACGCCTGAAAACCCTGCTCTTGTATATTTTTTAGAGTGTTTACAATACTGGCAGTGTCCGCGTGAGCTACGCCAGTTATTAACTTTTCCAGGCTTTCTGTGGGAGCGATACCAAGCATAGCTTGTATATCTTTAGCTGTAATCCTGTGGTCAATGTGCCGAACTTGATCTAAAAGACTAATACTGTCACGGAACGAGCCTCGACTATGAGCTGAAATTAACTCCAGCGCCTCGGTATCGATGTCGATGTTCTCCTTTTTTGCGATGCCCTGTAAATGCTTAACGGCTTGCGGGTTGTCGATTGGTCGAAAATTGAATCGTTGTGTGCGGCTAACGATCGTTTCTGGTAGTTTATGAACCTCGGTTGTAGCCAATATAAACACAACGTGGGCGGGCGGCTCCTCCAGCGTTTTTAAGAGCGCATTAAACGCTTCTTTGGTCAACATATGCACCTCATCAATAATGTAAACCTTGTATGAA from Candidatus Saccharibacteria bacterium includes:
- the dnaB gene encoding replicative DNA helicase — encoded protein: MEESNPRVPPQSPEAESSLLGAILIDPDAIVKVADTVAVIDFYDERHQRIYEAMRSLYDSHKPIDVLTLSDQLKASGFLDMAGGSAYLTELTNFVPTASHADQYAQIVAQKGLRRRLIKSSQDIVGLGFDEGKNLQELIEEAESRLFDISHQHVKQDVTSLENILTESFDRLDELHKDKGKLRGVPTGFKDLDNILAGLQPSDLFILAARPSMGKTALALNLAHNVAVKSNAPVLLFSLEMSKEQLVDRMLSMESGVDAWALRTGNLSDSDFEKIGHAMGTLSEAQIYIDDSPGITVSDLRTKARREAHQRKLGLIIVDYLQLMSGGARYGGDSNRVQEISEISRGLKGIARELNVPVIALSQLSRSVESRSPQIPQLADLRESGSIEQDADVVAFIYREDYYNPETDRRSITDVFIKKHRNGPTGAVELFFDAEKQRFRSLDTKHSTPFEQ
- the dnaX gene encoding DNA polymerase III subunit gamma/tau, which produces MGKALYRKYRSRSLSEIVGQEHITSTLQNALKQGGVSHAYLFTGPRGVGKTSVARILAYAINDIPYTDEDETHLDIIEIDAASNRRIDEIRTLRERIHNAPTSASYKVYIIDEVHMLTKEAFNALLKTLEEPPAHVVFILATTEVHKLPETIVSRTQRFNFRPIDNPQAVKHLQGIAKKENIDIDTEALELISAHSRGSFRDSISLLDQVRHIDHRITAKDIQAMLGIAPTESLEKLITGVAHADTASIVNTLKNIQEQGFQASMVAKQLATLLREALINDKHYFDYNITTNILKELIEVPVSHDPVSYLELALLSAATKINPGSSHSRPQSQLPTQPEQTIDKQTTPNNPESNQTPSSTKPKKPQAKSESKADKAPEVSNTAANESPKSQSSKLDADAWQSVLDAVKQKHNTLYSILRMATPKFDKNTVVLLFDFPFHQKRINEDKNKQAIIGIVHSSIGQDVELVCELATTQSKKPDKPDTTPKTDDSVDTISNIFGSAEVLES